One Dreissena polymorpha isolate Duluth1 chromosome 9, UMN_Dpol_1.0, whole genome shotgun sequence genomic window carries:
- the LOC127844933 gene encoding 2,4-dienoyl-CoA reductase [(3E)-enoyl-CoA-producing], mitochondrial-like isoform X1, with translation MAAPIRNFRRIYNGLNTVSSRFVERCSVPCRSISNKDHAKHFPVINSPMLPDGTFKGQTAFITGGGTGLGKQMATTLSKLGAQVVITSRKLDVLQGTAEEIQKATGNKVLAVAADVRDPAAIKKAVDECVAVFGLPKIVINNAAGNFISPSERLSANAWKAVTDIVLNGTAFVSLELGRRMIEAKQGGVFLAITTIYANSGSAFVTPSAAAKAGVEALAKSLASEWGRYGIRYNCIQPGPIQTKGAFSRLDPTGQWTEKLLEVLPTGRLGNAQELANLVSYMVSDYSSWMTGEVVKLDGGEYYGRAGSFNELRAVTNEQWDMLAQMIKSTKGS, from the exons ATGGCTGCGCCCATTCGAAATTTCAGACGAATTTACAACGGATTGAACACTGTTTCATCCCGTTTTGTTGAG AGATGCAGTGTCCCATGCAGGAGTATCAGCAACAAAGACCATGCCAAGCATTTTCCTGTAATTAACAGTCCCATGTTGCCTGATGGAACATTTAAAGGCCAGACAGCCTTCATCACTGGGGGAGGCACAGGGCTGGGCAAACAAATGGCCACCACGCTGTCAAAACTTGGTGCTCAAGTAGTCATAACCAGCAG AAAACTGGATGTTCTACAGGGCACCGCTGAAGAAATCCAGAAAGCAACAGGCAACAAG GTGTTAGCTGTAGCAGCGGATGTCAGGGATCCAGCAGCCATCAAGAAAGCCGTTGATGAATGTGTGGCTGTATTTGGGCTGCCAAAGATCGTCATCAATAACGCTGCAGGAAACTTTATATCACCATCAGAGAGGCTATCGGCAAATGCGTGGAAGGCCGTGACTGATATTGTCCTTAATGGAACCGCATTTGTGTCCTTGGAGCTTGGGAGGAGAATGATAGAAGCTAAACAGG GTGGTGTGTTTCTGGCCATTACAACTATCTATGCTAATAGTGGCTCTGCTTTTGTGACGCCAAGTGCAGCTGCAAAAGCTGGAGTTGAGGCCCTTGCCAA gTCCCTTGCAAGTGAATGGGGTCGATATGGAATACGTTATAACTGTATTCAACCAGGACCAATTCAAACAAAG GGTGCGTTCAGTCGACTGGATCCAACCGGACAGTGGACAGAGAAGTTGCTGGAGGTGTTGCCTACTGGTCGCCTTGGTAACGCGCAGGAGCTGGCCAACCTGGTGTCCTACATGGTCAGTGACTACTCCAGCTGGATGACCGGCGAG GTGGTGAAGCTGGATGGAGGGGAGTACTATGGCAGGGCCGGCTCATTTAATGAGCTGCGAGCAGTCACCAATGAGCAGTGGGACATGCTGGCTCAGATGATCAAGTCTACAAAGGGCTCATAA
- the LOC127844933 gene encoding 2,4-dienoyl-CoA reductase [(3E)-enoyl-CoA-producing], mitochondrial-like isoform X3: MQRCSVPCRSISNKDHAKHFPVINSPMLPDGTFKGQTAFITGGGTGLGKQMATTLSKLGAQVVITSRKLDVLQGTAEEIQKATGNKVLAVAADVRDPAAIKKAVDECVAVFGLPKIVINNAAGNFISPSERLSANAWKAVTDIVLNGTAFVSLELGRRMIEAKQGGVFLAITTIYANSGSAFVTPSAAAKAGVEALAKSLASEWGRYGIRYNCIQPGPIQTKGAFSRLDPTGQWTEKLLEVLPTGRLGNAQELANLVSYMVSDYSSWMTGEVVKLDGGEYYGRAGSFNELRAVTNEQWDMLAQMIKSTKGS; encoded by the exons ATGCAG AGATGCAGTGTCCCATGCAGGAGTATCAGCAACAAAGACCATGCCAAGCATTTTCCTGTAATTAACAGTCCCATGTTGCCTGATGGAACATTTAAAGGCCAGACAGCCTTCATCACTGGGGGAGGCACAGGGCTGGGCAAACAAATGGCCACCACGCTGTCAAAACTTGGTGCTCAAGTAGTCATAACCAGCAG AAAACTGGATGTTCTACAGGGCACCGCTGAAGAAATCCAGAAAGCAACAGGCAACAAG GTGTTAGCTGTAGCAGCGGATGTCAGGGATCCAGCAGCCATCAAGAAAGCCGTTGATGAATGTGTGGCTGTATTTGGGCTGCCAAAGATCGTCATCAATAACGCTGCAGGAAACTTTATATCACCATCAGAGAGGCTATCGGCAAATGCGTGGAAGGCCGTGACTGATATTGTCCTTAATGGAACCGCATTTGTGTCCTTGGAGCTTGGGAGGAGAATGATAGAAGCTAAACAGG GTGGTGTGTTTCTGGCCATTACAACTATCTATGCTAATAGTGGCTCTGCTTTTGTGACGCCAAGTGCAGCTGCAAAAGCTGGAGTTGAGGCCCTTGCCAA gTCCCTTGCAAGTGAATGGGGTCGATATGGAATACGTTATAACTGTATTCAACCAGGACCAATTCAAACAAAG GGTGCGTTCAGTCGACTGGATCCAACCGGACAGTGGACAGAGAAGTTGCTGGAGGTGTTGCCTACTGGTCGCCTTGGTAACGCGCAGGAGCTGGCCAACCTGGTGTCCTACATGGTCAGTGACTACTCCAGCTGGATGACCGGCGAG GTGGTGAAGCTGGATGGAGGGGAGTACTATGGCAGGGCCGGCTCATTTAATGAGCTGCGAGCAGTCACCAATGAGCAGTGGGACATGCTGGCTCAGATGATCAAGTCTACAAAGGGCTCATAA
- the LOC127844933 gene encoding 2,4-dienoyl-CoA reductase [(3E)-enoyl-CoA-producing], mitochondrial-like isoform X2 gives MITYVAQMRCSVPCRSISNKDHAKHFPVINSPMLPDGTFKGQTAFITGGGTGLGKQMATTLSKLGAQVVITSRKLDVLQGTAEEIQKATGNKVLAVAADVRDPAAIKKAVDECVAVFGLPKIVINNAAGNFISPSERLSANAWKAVTDIVLNGTAFVSLELGRRMIEAKQGGVFLAITTIYANSGSAFVTPSAAAKAGVEALAKSLASEWGRYGIRYNCIQPGPIQTKGAFSRLDPTGQWTEKLLEVLPTGRLGNAQELANLVSYMVSDYSSWMTGEVVKLDGGEYYGRAGSFNELRAVTNEQWDMLAQMIKSTKGS, from the exons atgattaCATACGTAGCTCAGATG AGATGCAGTGTCCCATGCAGGAGTATCAGCAACAAAGACCATGCCAAGCATTTTCCTGTAATTAACAGTCCCATGTTGCCTGATGGAACATTTAAAGGCCAGACAGCCTTCATCACTGGGGGAGGCACAGGGCTGGGCAAACAAATGGCCACCACGCTGTCAAAACTTGGTGCTCAAGTAGTCATAACCAGCAG AAAACTGGATGTTCTACAGGGCACCGCTGAAGAAATCCAGAAAGCAACAGGCAACAAG GTGTTAGCTGTAGCAGCGGATGTCAGGGATCCAGCAGCCATCAAGAAAGCCGTTGATGAATGTGTGGCTGTATTTGGGCTGCCAAAGATCGTCATCAATAACGCTGCAGGAAACTTTATATCACCATCAGAGAGGCTATCGGCAAATGCGTGGAAGGCCGTGACTGATATTGTCCTTAATGGAACCGCATTTGTGTCCTTGGAGCTTGGGAGGAGAATGATAGAAGCTAAACAGG GTGGTGTGTTTCTGGCCATTACAACTATCTATGCTAATAGTGGCTCTGCTTTTGTGACGCCAAGTGCAGCTGCAAAAGCTGGAGTTGAGGCCCTTGCCAA gTCCCTTGCAAGTGAATGGGGTCGATATGGAATACGTTATAACTGTATTCAACCAGGACCAATTCAAACAAAG GGTGCGTTCAGTCGACTGGATCCAACCGGACAGTGGACAGAGAAGTTGCTGGAGGTGTTGCCTACTGGTCGCCTTGGTAACGCGCAGGAGCTGGCCAACCTGGTGTCCTACATGGTCAGTGACTACTCCAGCTGGATGACCGGCGAG GTGGTGAAGCTGGATGGAGGGGAGTACTATGGCAGGGCCGGCTCATTTAATGAGCTGCGAGCAGTCACCAATGAGCAGTGGGACATGCTGGCTCAGATGATCAAGTCTACAAAGGGCTCATAA
- the LOC127844934 gene encoding bolA-like protein 3, with product MLRYCLGLHLRNVYKTSQRCLSDVTAQQMTEGEQKIFQVLKKKFPKHTEIQVADISGGCGAMFEVSIEAEEFRGLKTVKQHMLVNQALKEEIAQMHGMRINTKVPS from the exons ATGCTGAGATACTGTTTAGGACTCCATTTG CGAAATGTTTATAAAACGTCTCAGAGATGTTTAAGTGATGTAACAGCCCAGCAGATGACAGAAGGCGAACAGAAAATCTTTCAAGTATTAAAAAAGAAGTTCCCAAAGCACACAGAAATTCAGGTGGCAGATATTTCAG GAGGCTGTGGTGCCATGTTTGAGGTTTCCATAGAAGCAGAAGAATTCAGAGGTCTCAAAACTGTAAAGCAACACATGCTTGTAAACCAG GCTTTAAAGGAAGAAATTGCTCAAATGCATGGAATGAGGATCAACACAAAGGTGCCAAGCTAA